The following are encoded together in the Thalassomonas haliotis genome:
- a CDS encoding ABC transporter ATP-binding protein, which translates to MQGVIRVEQLTKRYGELVAVDNISFVIRGGHCFGLLGPNGAGKTTTIEIMEGIISPTRGRVNYQGLVNGRDISHQIGIQFQHTALQDFLTVKETLELFAAFYRQTLPQEQLIELCDLHEFLHRDNRALSGGQRQRLLLALALINDPSIVFLDEPTTGLDPQARRNFWQLLKNIKGENKTLVLTTHYMDEAEQLCDEIVVMDHGRIIEAGTPQHLLDKHFDEIFIYLPESQVSPALLEQHHWRLLGDRVEITSKNVEQTLALLIASRVSLEGLHVKSANLDDLFLKLTGHSLRV; encoded by the coding sequence ATGCAGGGGGTGATCAGGGTCGAGCAGCTGACAAAAAGATATGGTGAGCTGGTAGCCGTCGACAATATCAGTTTTGTGATCAGGGGCGGGCATTGTTTTGGTTTGCTTGGTCCCAATGGCGCCGGGAAAACCACCACCATAGAAATTATGGAAGGTATTATCTCTCCTACCCGGGGGCGGGTGAATTATCAAGGCCTGGTTAATGGCCGTGATATCAGCCACCAAATCGGCATTCAGTTTCAGCATACCGCCTTGCAGGATTTTTTAACGGTGAAGGAAACCCTGGAGTTATTTGCCGCCTTTTACCGTCAAACCCTACCGCAGGAACAGCTGATTGAACTGTGCGACTTGCATGAATTTCTGCACCGGGATAACCGTGCACTCTCGGGAGGACAGAGGCAGCGGCTGTTGCTGGCACTGGCGCTGATTAATGATCCCAGCATAGTGTTTCTGGATGAACCCACGACCGGGCTAGATCCCCAGGCGCGGCGCAACTTCTGGCAATTGCTGAAAAACATTAAAGGTGAAAATAAAACCCTGGTGCTGACCACGCATTATATGGATGAAGCCGAACAGCTTTGTGATGAAATTGTGGTGATGGATCACGGGCGCATCATAGAAGCCGGTACCCCGCAGCACTTGCTTGATAAACACTTTGATGAAATTTTTATTTATTTGCCGGAAAGCCAGGTCAGCCCCGCTTTACTGGAGCAGCATCATTGGCGCCTGCTTGGCGACAGGGTGGAAATTACCAGCAAAAATGTTGAGCAGACACTAGCCTTGTTAATAGCGAGCCGGGTTTCACTGGAAGGTTTACATGTTAAGTCGGCAAACTTAGACGATTTGTTTTTAAAGCTAACCGGACACTCCTTGAGGGTTTGA